The genomic interval CCGCCCGCTCCGCCCTCGGCAAGCCCTACGTCTGGGGCGCGAGCGGCCCCTCCGCCTTCGACTGCTCCGGGCTCACCCAGTGGGCGTACGCGCAGGCCGGGGTCGCGCTGCCGCGCACCTCGCAGGCCCAGCGGTACGCCGGCCGGCAGGTCCCGCTGTCCGAGGCCCGCCCCGGCGACCTGGTCCTCTACCGCTCCGACGCCTCCCACGTGGGGATGTACACGGGCAACGGCCAGGTGATCCACGCGCCGTACCCCGGCGCCCCCGTGCGCTACGACCCGGTCGGCATGATGCCGGTCTCGTCGGTCACCAGGGTCTGACTCCGGCGGGCCCGCGCCCGTACCCTCGGAGAGGTGGCCGGTCGAACGCGGGTGTCGCAGGCGGCGGTGGCGGCGTGGTGCCTGCTGCTGGCCGCCCTCGTGGGATGCGGCGGCGGTCCCGCCGCGGACGCCGCCCGCGCGGAGGTGCAGTCCCTGCTCGACCGGCGTGCGGAGGCGGTCCTCGACCGGGACGCCGCCGCCTACGCCCGCACCGGCACCCGCGACGGCTTCGACAACCTGCGCGCGGTGCCGCTCGCGGACTGGTCCTACCGCGTCACCGCCCTGGACCGCACCGGCGACCGGGCCACCGCCGCCGCCGACCTCAGCTACCGCATCGACGGCCACGACCGTTCCCCGGTGGTCACCGCCCGCACCCTGAGCCTCAGCCGGGACCGGGACAGCCGCTGGACGGTGGAGTCCGACCGCCCCGCCGAGAAGTCCGGCCAGCAACTCTGGGACCAGGGCCGGGCGCGGGCCGTGCGCGGCGAGCGGAGCCTGGTGCTGGGCGTCGGGCAGTCCGACGCGACCCTGCGCGACTACGCGGAACTGGCCGACCGCGCGGTGCCCGCCGTCTCCGATGCCTGGGGTCCCGCGTGGGCGCGCAGCGTCGTCGTCCTGGTCCCGGAGACCCTGGAGGGCATGGCGGGCCTGCTCGGCTCGCCCCCGTCCTCCTACCGGGGCATCGCGGCCGTCACCACCGGGGCGACCGGCGGCGGCCCGCGGGCGCCCGCGGACCGGGTGATCGTCAACCCGGACGCCTTCGTGCTGCTCGGCGACTCCGGACGGCAGGTCGTCCTCACCCACGAGACCGCCCACGTCGCCACCCGCGCGCACACCTCCGCCGCCACCCCGCTGTGGCTGTCCGAGGGATACGCGGACTGGGTCGGCCACCGCGGCGCGGACGGCACCCCCGCCGAGGCCGCGCCGGAGCTCGCGCACGCCGTCGGCCGCGGCGAGGTGCCGGACGCGCTGCCCGAGGACGAGGACTTCGGCTTCACCGGCGACGCGGACGGCCTGGCCCGCGCCTACGAGGGGAGCTGGCTGGCCTGCCGGATGATCGCCGACCACTGGGGCGAGGACCGCCTCGGCGCCTTCTACCGCGCCGTGGGCGCCCACGGGGACCGCGAAGGCGCCGTCGAGGACGCGATGCGCCGGGTCCTCGGCACGACGCCGGGGGAGTTCACCCTTCGGTGGCGTGATTACGTGGGGGCCGTGCTGCGGTGACGCACCGGGTCAGGACGACACCGTGGTCCGCTCGGCCCACGACGGCCCGGACACCGCGGGGGCCTCCCGGCGCCCCGGCACCGACGCGCGCCACAGGGCCCGCGCCGCCAGCACCGACGCCGCCACCAGCAGCCCGTTGCGCACCACCAGCAGCGTGATCCCCAGCCAGTCGCTCGCCACCACGTGCGCGAACCACAGCGGGAACTCCAGCGTCGTCACCGGACAGGCGACCAGGACCAGCACCGCAGGACGTCCCATCCGGCTGTCCCGGAAGCACAGGCACACGGCCGCCGTGCCCACCAGCCACACCATGTACTGCGGGCTGATCACCCGGCTGGTGACCGTGAACAGCAGCACCGCCGTGAACGCCGCGTCCGCCGCGGTGTGCGCCGCGAACCGGGACGCCAGCAGCCGCCACAGCACCAGCCACGCCAGCGCGGCCCCGGTCAGGAACAGCGCCCCCGTGCTCACCCAGCTCACGTACGGGCCGAGGAACTCCACCGAGCCGTAGTTCAGCAGCACCTCGCCGTCCCAGCCGTGGTGCCGGGCCACGTGGAACACCAGCGACCCCAGCGACTCGACCTCCGTGCCCCGGTCCCGCTGGAAGCCCAGGAACGCGAACGCGCCCGGCATCAGCGCCGCGAACAGCCCGGCCACCACCACGCCGGTCACCGCCGCCGACACCCACGCGTCACGCCGGCGCACCGCGAGCAGCAACAGCGCCGGCCACACCTTCAGCAGCGCCCCGAACGCCGCGAGCGCGCCCGCCAGCCGGGGGTGCCGGCCGGCCGCCAGCAGCGCGGCCACCGCCACCGCGGTCACCATCACGTCGTACCGGGCGTACACCGTCGGCCCGAGCAGCGGCACGCCCGCCACCCACAGCCACGCCCCGCGGCGGGACCGGCCCGTGCCGCGCGCCCCGCGCAGCAGCAGCGCCAGCGTCACCGCGTCGGCCGCCAGCGCCAGCACGAAGAAGGCGGTGGCGTACTCCAGGAACGGCAGCACGGCGGGGGAGAGGACCGCCAGGGCCGCCGCGGGCGGGTACTGCCAGGTCACGTCGTCCAGCGGAAACGTTCCGGTGACCAGGACGTCGTACCAGCCCCGGTAGATCACCGACACGTCGCTGGTGACGTCCGGACCCGGGAAGACCACCACCTTCAGCACGCACAGCAGCAACGCCGCGCGCGTGACGCCCCAGATCCCCAGCAGCCGTACCAGGGGGCCTCGTGCGGCCGTCGGTTCCACGTGATCCCTGCCCGTCGGGTGTGCGGTCATGAGGGGCCATGATGTCCCGGAAGCCGGTGTGCATGCCACCGAGCAGCGCCGTGACGGGGCGCGCGGCAACCGTTCGGTAGGGTCGGCGGCGATGCACAAGACCCTGATCGTCACCAACGACTTCCCGCCCCGTCCCGGCGGCATCCAGGCCTTC from Streptomyces sp. DH-12 carries:
- a CDS encoding glycosyltransferase 87 family protein yields the protein MEPTAARGPLVRLLGIWGVTRAALLLCVLKVVVFPGPDVTSDVSVIYRGWYDVLVTGTFPLDDVTWQYPPAAALAVLSPAVLPFLEYATAFFVLALAADAVTLALLLRGARGTGRSRRGAWLWVAGVPLLGPTVYARYDVMVTAVAVAALLAAGRHPRLAGALAAFGALLKVWPALLLLAVRRRDAWVSAAVTGVVVAGLFAALMPGAFAFLGFQRDRGTEVESLGSLVFHVARHHGWDGEVLLNYGSVEFLGPYVSWVSTGALFLTGAALAWLVLWRLLASRFAAHTAADAAFTAVLLFTVTSRVISPQYMVWLVGTAAVCLCFRDSRMGRPAVLVLVACPVTTLEFPLWFAHVVASDWLGITLLVVRNGLLVAASVLAARALWRASVPGRREAPAVSGPSWAERTTVSS